A window of Motilibacter peucedani contains these coding sequences:
- a CDS encoding helix-turn-helix domain-containing protein: protein MTRRQVGYQWHLAELMARHGLRNTTDLAPLLAERGVELSASQVYRLVAQTPERVSLTLLAALCDIFGCPLDELVTTSATDSPAGRSRRAAGDGPVVDLAATVRPRRARVSPDGP, encoded by the coding sequence ATGACCCGGCGTCAGGTCGGCTACCAGTGGCACCTCGCCGAGCTGATGGCCCGGCACGGGTTGAGGAACACGACCGACCTCGCGCCGTTGCTCGCCGAGCGCGGGGTCGAGCTGTCCGCCTCGCAGGTCTACCGTCTTGTCGCTCAGACGCCTGAACGGGTCTCGCTGACGCTGCTGGCCGCGCTCTGTGACATCTTCGGCTGCCCGCTGGATGAGCTCGTCACGACCAGCGCCACCGACAGTCCCGCCGGACGCAGCCGTCGGGCCGCCGGCGATGGACCCGTGGTCGACCTGGCCGCGACCGTCCGCCCCCGGCGGGCTCGTGTCTCCCCCGACGGGCCGTGA